A single genomic interval of Lucilia cuprina isolate Lc7/37 chromosome 2, ASM2204524v1, whole genome shotgun sequence harbors:
- the LOC111676795 gene encoding carbonic anhydrase 2, with protein sequence MSSHHWGYTKENGPDKWFIEFPEATGTRQSPVDINTAICKKGSDLKVAPLKWHYVPEHTKSLVNPGYCWRVDVDGTESELTGGPLGDNIYKLEQFHCHWGCSDSKGSEHTVDGEAYAGELHLVHWNTTKYASFKEAAAAPDGLAVLGVFLTPGMHHQEFDKITSLLQFVKHKGDRITLPNGCDPAKLLPSTTTYWTYEGSLTTPPCSECVIWLVFKTPIEVSHDQLEAMRDMNCYDVKEECPCNELNGKVINNFRPPLPLGNRELRECGEH encoded by the exons GACCCGATAAGTGGTTCATTGAATTTCCAGAGGCAACTGGCACCCGTCAATCGCCCGTCGATATCAATACTGCCATCTGCAAAAAGGGTAGTGATTTAAAGGTGGCTCCCTTAAAATGGCATTATGTACCAGAACACACTAAGAGTTTAGTTAATCCAGGCTATTGCTGGCGTGTAGATGTTGATGGTACTGAATCCGAACTGACTGGTGGTCCTTTGGGTGATAATATCTATAAATTGGAACAATTCCATTGTCATTGGGGTTGCAGTGATTCTAAGGGGTCCGAACATACCGTCGATGGTGAAGCCTATGCTGGGGAATTGCATTTGGTACATTGGAATACCACTAAATATGCTAGCTTTAAGGAGGCAGCTGCCGCTCCTGATGGTTTGGCTGTATTGGGAGTTTTCCTTACG CCCGGTATGCATCATCAAGAATTCGATAAAATCACTAGCCTTTTGCAATTTGTTAAACACAAGGGTGATCGCATTACTCTGCCCAATGGCTGTGATCCTGCTAAACTTTTGCCCAGCACCACTACCTACTGGACTTATGAAGGTTCCTTGACCACCCCACCCTGCTCGGAGTGTGTCATTTGGTTGGTCTTCAAGACCCCTATTGAAGTGTCGCACGATCAGTTGGAAGCTATGCGGGATATGAACTGTTATGACGTTAAGGAAGAATGTCCTTGCAATGAATTGAACGGTAAAGTTATCAACAACTTCCGTCCTCCATTGCCATTGGGCAATCGTGAATTGCGTGAATGTGGTGAACATTAA
- the LOC124421000 gene encoding uncharacterized protein LOC124421000, producing the protein MKRFDPAYREEEQTRNTAEYQVRRADSEYRQVEQLRDTLSHQSRRSDTTYRTGEQFRNTLEHHVRRSDPTFREEEQTQNTVEHQVRLADSEYWTLEQFRNILEHYVRQSDPTYREEEQTQNTAEHQVRQADSKYRQVEQLRDTLSLRRRRCDTIYRTLEQFRNILEHYVRQSDPTYREEDQTQNTAEHKVRRADSEYPQVEQLRDIAHQSRRCDPTYRTREQFRNTLEHHVRRSVASHMCHQKESKMTQFID; encoded by the exons ATGAA GCGTTTTGATCCAGCTTATCGAGAAGAGGAGCAAACTCGAAATACAGCTGAATATCAAGTTCGAAGGGCTGATTCTGAATATCGGCAAGTAGAACAGTTGCGTGATACGCTTAGTCATCAGAGTAGACGAAGTGATACCACCTATAGGACCGGAGAACAATTCCGTAATACACTCGAGCATCATGTTAGACGGTCTGATCCAACTTTTCGAGAAGAGGAGCAAACTCAAAATACAGTTGAACATCAAGTTCGACTAGCTGATTCTGAATATTG GACTTTAGAACAATTTCGTAATATTCTCGAGCATTATGTAAGACAGTCTGATCCAACTTATCGAGAAGAGGAGCAAACTCAAAATACAGCCGAACATCAAGTTCGACAGGCTGATTCTAAATATCGACAAGTGGAACAGTTGCGTGATACGCTTAGTCTTCGGAGAAGACGCTGTGATACCATATATAGGACTTTAGAACAATTTCGTAATATTCTCGAGCATTATGTAAGACAGTCTGATCCAACTTATCGAGAAGAGGACCAAACTCAAAATACAGCCGAACATAAAGTTCGACGGGCTGATTCTGAATATCCGCAAGTGGAACAGTTGCGTGATATTGCTCATCAGAGTAGACGCTGTGATCCCACCTATAGGACTAGAGAACAATTCCGAAATACACTCGAACATCATGTAAGGCGTTCTGTGGCATCTCACATGT